The DNA window TTTCTCCAGTATTTCCTCTAAGACGCTCTGATTCCCTAAAATATTTACGAAACTGTTTTTCTAAAATACCATACATTCTTTTTAATTTCTGTTTCTCACGCATCTGAGATCCATAATCAGATGTACGTGCTCCAGAAATACGCCCATGTTGTCCAGGCTTCGATTCAGATTTACATTTTGAATCAAAAGATCTACGTGCGCTTTTCAAAAAAAGATCAGTTCCCTCACGACGAGAGAGCTTACATTTTGGTCCAATATAACGTGCCATGATAAATATTACCTTTATATACGACGACGCTTTGGAGGACGACATCCATTGTGAGGAACAGGAGTGATATCTGCTATACTTGAAATTTTAATACCAAGAGCATTCAAGGCTCTAACAGAAGATTCACGTCCAGGTCCAGGTCCTTTAATACGTACCTCGAGAGTTTTTATTCCAAAATCCAATGCAGCACGTCCAGCAGTTTCAGCAGCTACCTGTGCAGCAAATGGAGTTGACTTTCTTGATCCCTTGAAACCAGAAGAACCTGAAGTCGCCCAAGACAAAGCGTTACCTTGTCTATCTGTTATAGTTACGATAGTATTATTGAAAGAAGCATGTATATGCGCTATACCATCAGAAACATTTTTTTTTATTTTTTTGCGGATACGTGAAGAACCGCTTACAGAGTTTTTCGCCATAATCTAAATTCCTCAATTATTTTTTCAGAGAGGCAGCAGCACGACGTGGACCCTTTCGAGTACGAGCATTAGTGCGAGTTCTCTGACCTCGAACGGGAAGCCCCCTTTTATGACGCATACCACGATATGTACCAAGATCAATTAACCTTTTAATTGAAAATTGAATCTCTCGACGAAGATCACCTTCTACAGTGAACAAATTAACTTGTTCACGAATCCGCTCCAATTCCGCATCGGTCATATCCTTTATTTTTTTGCTAACAGAAACTCCAGAAGCTTCACAAATTTTGCGAGCACTAGAACGTCCAATACCAAAAATTGCGGTAAGACCAATCTCAGCATGCTGTTGTGGCGGAATATTAATGCCAGCAATACGGGCCATGACTGTTCCTTGAATAAATCATTTGTTCATCAATTCTAATATGATAAAAAAACATACTAACCTTGACGCTGTTTATGACGTGGATCGGTGCAAATAATTCGCACTACTCCATGACGTTTAATTACCTTACAATTGCGGCAAACCCGCTTAACCGATGCCATTACTTTCATGGTTAACTCCTAACTTTCCGTAACATTTCTTGGCTTACTTGGCACGGAAAATAATTCGAGCCCTAGTAAGATCATAAGGTGTTAGCTCTACAGTCACTTTATCTCCAGGCAATATTCTGATGTAATGCATGCGCATCTTACCAGATATATGACCTAAAACTACATGACCATTTTCGAGCTTAACGCGAAAATTCGCATTTGGAAGATTTTCCAAAACCTCTCCCTGCATTTGTATGACATCGTCCTTAGACATTATCTTTTTTACTTAAAATAAAACAAATATTTTTCATCATTCTAACTCTTGAAATTAGCTTTCTTAAGCAAAGAATCGTACTGATAAGACATAAGACAAGTTTGAACCTGTGTCATAAAGTCCATCGTTACAACCACAATTATTAAGAGAGAAGTACCTCCAAAACTAAAAGGCACACTCCACTTAGAAACCAAGAACTCTGGAACAAGACATATAATTAAAATATATAAAGCACCAACCAAAGTTAACCTAGTTAATATTTTATCAATATAACGTGAGGTTTGCTCTCCTGGTCTAATACCAGGTATCAAAGCTCCGCTTTTTTTGAGATTATCAGCTGTTTCTCTGCTATTAAATACTAAAGCCGTATAAAAAAAACAAAAAAACACTATAAGAACAGAATATAAAACTAAATAAACAGGTTGTCTAGGAGACAAATATTCAGCCAATTTACTTAACCAATCCATATGTTCTACTTCAGAAAACCAACTTGCAACAGTGGCAGGAAGCAACATAAGAGCAGAAGCAAATATAGGAGGTATAACTCCAGACATATTTAATTTTAATGGTAAATGAGAGTTCTGTCCTCTATAAATCTTATTCCCAACTTGACGTTGAGCATAATTAACAACAATTTTACGTTGACCCATCTCAACAAAAACTACTAAAAAAGTTACAACAATAACAACAGCAATGATAAAAAAGGCAGCAAATAATGTTATTGAATAAACGCGAACCATTTCTAAAAGAGCAAAAATAGCACTCGGAAGTTCCGACACTATTCCAGCAAATATTATCATGGAAATCCCATTACCTAAACCTCTTTCTGTAATTTGCTCTCCAAGCCACATAACAAACATAGTACCGGAAACTAAAGTTAAGACTCTTGTAAACTGATAGAAAAAACTGCTATCTATGATCAAACCTTGCTGTGAATCTAGAACTAATGTAACACCAATAGCCTGCACTAACGCAATCAAAACTGTAATATATCTTGTATATCTAGATATTTTTCTTCTTCCTGCCTCACCTTCCTTTTTCAAAGCATGCAATGAAGGAACAATGACACTTAATAACTGCACAAAAATAGAAGCAGATATATATGGCATAATACCTAAAGCAAACACTGAAAATCTAGATAAAGCTCCACCAGAAAACATATTAAATAAACTTATAATACCACCTTGATTTCTATTAAAAAGTTCTTCTAAAGCGTAGGGATCAACACCTGGAACAGGAACATGAGTACCAATACGATAAACTAAAAGAGCTAGAACAAGAAACAACGCTCTCCTTTTTAAATCAGAATAACCCAGATTATTGCCCAAAGATGAAATTCCTTTAGCCACTTCAAAATCCTCTTATAATATTGATCCACCAATCTCTTCTATTGCAACACGTGCACCAGCAGAAACAGAAATCCCTTTTAATATAAACTTACGAGATACAGAACCAGATTTTATAAGCTTAACAAATTTAACACCGTTTTTTATCAAACCAGCAGCTTTTAAAATTTGTAAATCAACCTCTTCTGTCGATAATTTCTGCAAATCAGACAAGCTAATTTGGGCATAAAGATGCTGATCTAATTGTCTAAAACCTCTCTTAGGAAGACGTCTTTGCAAAGGCATTTGTCCTCCCTCGAAACCAACTTTATGAAATCCACCAGAACGAGACTTTTGGCCTTTATGACCACGACCTGCCGTTTTACCAAAACCAGACCCTATACCACGACCAACTCTACGCCTAGAAAATTTACTGCCCTCAGCAGGACTAAGAGAATTCAATCTAATTTCTAACATCTTAATACCCCTAGATATCTGAAACATCAATAAGATAATTCACTTTACGAACCATTCCTCTCACTTCAGGGGTATCATTTAAAATACTAGTACTATTTACCTTGCGCAAACCAAGACCTCTAATAGTATCACGATGATCTTTCCTAGTCCCTATCGTAGAACGTAAAAGCTGAATTTTTATCTGCTTATTAGTCATAAAAATTACCCCAAAATTTCCTCAACACTTTTACCTCTTTTAGCAGCCACCTCTGATGGAGTAGAAGAAGAACGCAAGCCATTAAATGTAGCACGAACTAAGTTATAAGGATTACTAGAACCTAAACTTTTTGCAACAACATTCCGTACTCCCATTACTTCAAAAATAGCACGCATTGGACCACCAGCTATAACACCAGAACCCTCAGATGCTGGAGAAATAATAACTTTAGAAGCACCATGCTTACCAATCACAACATGCTGTAAAGTACCGTTTCTTAAAGAAACCTTAAACATATTACGGCGAGCTTGTTCCATAGCCTTTTGCACAGACATAGGAACTTCACGAGCCTTTCCCTTACCCATGCCTATACGGCCATCCCCATCACCAACAACGGTCAAAGCAGCAAAACTCATCGTCCTACCTCCCTTCACCACTTTACTGACACGGTTTACTGCTATCATTTTTTCACGCAAACCATCATTGTTTTCTTTATCTGTATTACTTTTGCCTTGTACTTTGGCCATTTTTTGAACCCTCGTTAAAACTTTAAGCCAGCATTACGTGCTGCATCCGCAAGTTCTTTCACTCTACCATGATAACGAAATCCCGAACGATCAAAAGCAACTTGATCAATTCCAGCAGCTTTAGCTTTTTCTGCAATACGAGCACCAACTATAGCAGCAGCTATTTTATTACCACCATGTGTAGTTTGAGCAGAAACCAAAGAACGCACTTCCGCTTCTATAGTGGAAGCACTAACTAAAACTCTATCTCCATCAGGCGAAATAATATTTGCATATATATGCAAATTAGAACGAAAGATAGAAAGACGATTAACCTGTAATTCCCTAATTCTACGTCTAGTTGGAACTGCTCGACGTAATCTGGAATTTTTTTTATTCATAACAACTATTCCTTATCTACGTATCTATTATTTCTTCTTAGCTTCTTTAAGCATAACTTTCTCATCAGCATACCTAATACCTTTGCCTTTATAAGGCTCAGGAGAACGATAAGACCTAATTTTAGCTGCTACCTGACCAACTGCTTGTTTATCTATACCCTTTATCAATATCTCTGTTGGAGAAGTTATCTGTGCAGAAATACCATTTGGCAATGGATATAAAACATCATGTGAAAATCCAAGCTGTAACTTAACAGTATTGTTTTGAAGAGATGCTCTATAGCCAACACCAACTAAAAGTAATTTTCGTTCAAAGCCTTTACTAACACCCATAACCATATTTGATACAAGCGCTCGTAAAGTTCCAATCATTGCTTTTGATTGCTCTGTAACTTGGACTAAAGAAAAACTAATCTTATTATCAAGTAGCTCTACCTTAACATCTTTATCTAGGCATTGTGTGAGCACACCTAATTTTCCACTAACAACAATACTCTCACCCTCAATCTTTGCCTGAACTCCAGCAGGAATTTCAATAGGATATTTAGCTATTCGTGACATTAGAACATCTCCTTAAGCCACGTAACATAAAATTTCACCACCAACTCCATTAGCCCGAGCTTTACGATCAGTCATAACACCTCGCGAAGTTGAAACAATAGCTATTCCTAAACCATTCATCACTTGTGGAATACCTATACTTTTTTTATATACACGCAAACCAGGACGCGAAACACGATCAATTTTTTCTATAACCGGACGGCCTGCATAATATTTAAGAGTAATTTCTAATTCAGGTTTAGAAACGACTCCTTTAATTTGAAAATTATCTACATAACCTTCTTCCTTTAAAACAGCAGCTATAGCCATTTTAATATTTGAAGAAGGCATACTAACTGTTAATTTATCAGCTTGCTGTGCGTTGCGAATACGAGTCAACATATCAGCAATCGGATCGCTCATGCTCATCTCATTCCTCCTACCAGCTAGCTTTGGTCATGCCAGGAATTTCTCCTCGCATTGCCATTTCGCGTAACTTATGACGTGCCAAACCAAACTGACGAAAAACACCCCTAGGGCGCCCTGTAATAAGACAACGATTACGTTGTCTAGTTGGATTGGCATTTCTTGGTAACTGCTGAAGTTTAAGTCTAGCCTGATAACGCTCCTCTTCACTCTTAGAGTTATCTTGGATTAAACTTTTCAACTCAGCACGTTTTACCGCAAACTTAGCAGCCAATCTTATGCGCTTAACATCACGATTTATAAGGGATAGTTTAGCCATATTATAATCCCCCATTAATTACGAAAAGGAAAACCAAAAGCTACCAATAAAGCTTTTGCTTCCTCATCAGTCTTCGCTGTAGTATTTATGCTAATGTTTAAACCTCTTATTACATCCACTTTATCATACTCGATCTCAGGAAAAATAATTTGTTCTTTAACACCAACATTATAATTGCCACGACCATCAAATGCACGAGCAGAAACCCCTCTAAAATCACGCACTCTAGGTAATGCAATAGATACTAAACGATCCAGAAATTCATACATACGTTCGCCACGCAGCGTAACCATGCAACCTATTGGATAGTTCTCTCGAATTTTAAAACCAGCTATAGCTTTACGAGTCTTAGTTATAACAGCTTTCTGACCAGCTATTCTACTTAAATCAGATACAGCATTATCAATAATCTTTTTATCGGCAACTGCCTCTGAAACACCCATATTCAAAGTGATTTTAGAAACACGAGGTGCTTCCATTATACTTTTATATCCAAACTTAGAAAGTAAAGAATGTACAATCTCGTTCTTATATAAATCTTGTAATCTAGACATATAAATCTCGCTCCCTATGATTTAGTACCAACAACACTACCATTGGAACGAAAAATTCTAACTTTACCACCAACATCTTTTTTCTGAATGCCAACTCGCTCTCCTTTACCTGTTTCGGAATTAAAAAGAGCAACATTTGAAATATGTATAGGCATTGTTTTATCTACAATACCACCAGGATTATTAGTCATAGGGTTTGGTTTAAGATGTTTTTTAACAACATTAATACCTTCTACCAATAAATGTTCTTTGTCTACCACGGATAAAACAATTCCTCGTTTTTTCCTATCACGACCAGAAAGAACAATTACTTCATCTCCTTTACGAATTTTATTCATATCAGCCCTTTACAAAACCTCTGGAGCTAAAGATACAATCTTCATAAATCTCTCACCACGCAATTCACGAGTAACAGGACCAAAAATACGGGTCCCTATAGGTTCTAATTTAGAATTTAATAAAACAGCCGCATTACTACCAAAACGAATCAAAGAACCGTCTTTTCTACGGACTCCTTTAGTAGCTCTAACTATTACTGCATTATAAACCTCACCTTTTTTTACTCTACCACGTGGAGCAGCATCTTTAACACTTACTTTAATAACATCGCCGATTCCGGCATAACGTCGCTTGGACCCACCGAGAACTTTAATACACATCACATGGCGTGCACCAGTATTATCGGCCACATCAAGCGTGGTCTGCATTTGGATCATGATCTTTTCCTGTTCCAACTTAGTCAAGATATCAACTAATTAGTCTAAATCTTTACCAGTTTTGGCCCCGTATATTGCTATAAAATAACAAATTTGGGTTGATTTTTGCTAAAAACAAGCTTTCTAAAAATGTAGAAAGCTTCCCTATTAATTGTCTCATGCATCATCAAAAAACACAAGAGACAACGGCAGTTTAAAACAACCGTTAAAAAAATTAAATTAAAGTTGCAGCTGTAACTAAAGATACAACCATCCATGACTTATCACGAGAAATTGGTCTACACTCTTTAATTTCAACAATATCCCCATCTTTATACTTATTTTCTTCATCGTGTGCTTTATAGTTCGCAGAACGAGTAACCACTTTACCTAAAAGTGGATGTTTTACTCTTCTTTCCACTTGAACAACAACAGATTTATTCATCTTACTACTAATAACTTTACCTATTAAAACGCGTTGACGTTTAGAAACCTGTTCTACTATTGTATTCATTTGATTTTTTTCCTTGCTTTCTCAGTAAGAATAGTACGTATTCTAGCAATACTCTTACGAACCTTACTTATTTGAGATGTATTAACAAGTTGCTTGGTAGCTATCTGCATACGCAATTTAAATTGTGTCTTTAACAAGCTTTCTAATTCCACATGAAGCTCAGACATTTCCTTTAAACGAAGTTCATTAGCCTTCATTAAAAATACCCCTATTAAGAACCGCCTATACGACGAGATACGAATGTTGTCGAAATAGGCAACTTGGCAGCAGCTAATCGAAAAGCTTCACGAGCGAGCTCTTCACTAACACCTTCCATTTCATACAAAACTTTTCCTGGTTGAATTTCAGATACCCAATACTCCGGATTACCTTTTCCATTACCCATTCTAACCTCGGCAGGTTTTTGAGATATTGGTTTATCAGGAAAAATTCTAATCCATACACGGCCACCACGTTTTATATGTCTATTTATAGCGCGCCTGGCAGACTCTATTTGTCGTGCTGTTAGCCTTCCTCTACCTGTAGCTTTTAAGCCAAATTCTCCAAATGAAACATTTGCTCCACTACCTGCAAGACCTGTATTACGACCCTTATGTTCTTTTCTATATTTTCTACGAGCCGGTTGTAACATATTTTAATCCCCTTCACTAGATGAAGAAGTTGCTGCAACTTTAACAGTTGAGCGACTACGATGACGTTGGCGTGTTGTTTTATGATCTGTCTTTTCTCCACGAGAAGATTTACGAGGTTTTCTTTGCTCATCATCTCTCACTGTAGTATCAACTAAAGATTCACTACTTAAAGACATATCTCCTTTATATACCCATACCTTTATACCTATAATACCATAGGTAGTACGAGCTTCAGCTGTACCATAATCGATTCCAGCTCTCAAAGTATGCAAAGGAACTCGCCCTTCTCTATACCATTCAGTTCTAGCTATTTCTATACCATTTAACCGACCTGAACTCATAATCTTAATACCCTGAGCTCCTAAGCGCATAGCATTTTGCATGGCTCTTTTCATAGCTCTGCGAAACATTATTCTTTTTTCTAATTGCTGCGCTATAGAATCAGCTATTAACTGAGCATCAATCTCAGGTTTTCTTACCTCTTCTATATTTACATGAACAGGAACTCCTGCTAATTTTTGCAAGTCCGACTTAAGAATTTCTATATCCTCACCCTTTTTACCTATTACAACACCTGGACGGGCTGAATAAATGGTAACACGAGCGTTTTTAGCTGGCCTCTCAATCAACACACGACTAACAGAAGCATTCTTTAGTTTTTTCTTCAAATACTCCCGAATCCTAATATCACCTGCCAATATAGCACTAAAATCTCGATCTTCAGAATACCATTTAGAAGACCAATTTCTAGAAACTGACAGACGAAAACCTGTAGGATAAATCTTTTGTCCCATATCTGCTCCTAGGATCCGACTTTAACTGTAATATGACATGTTTGCTTCTCAATACGATTACCACGACCTTTAGCTCTTGCAGAAAATCGCTTCATCGATTGACCTTTATCAATAAAAATTGCGTTCACTCGCAACTCATCTATATCAGCACCATTATTATGTTCTGCATTAGCTATAGCAGAATCAACTGCTTTCTTTAAAATACCAGCAGCTTTCTTAGGAGAAAACTTTAGGATATTAAGAGCTTGCGCAACTGTTTTGCCTCTAATTAAATCAGCAACCAAACGTGTTTTCTGAGAAGATATGTGAACTCCACGAATAACAGCAGTAGTTTCCATATTTTACCTTTTCGCCTTTTTATCTGCAGCATGTCCTTTAAAGGTTCTAGTCAAAGCAAACTCTCCAAGCTTGTGACCAACCATATTTTCATTAATATAAACAGGAACTTGCTGACGTCCATTATGCACAGCAATTGTCAACCCAATAAACTCAGGTAAAACAGTAGAACGCCTAGACCAAGTTTTAATTGGTTTTTTGTCTCTACCAGCAACAGCTGCATCTATTTTTTTCATAAGATGAAGATCTACAAAAGGACCTTTTTTGATTGAACGTGACATATTGTTAGCCTTTATTTGTTTTTACGTCGCTGGACAATCATATTGCTAGTCCTTTTATTACGACGAGTTTTATATCCCTTAGCAGGAGTTCCCCATGGACTAACCGGTTCACGAGCTTCCCCTGTTCGTCCTTCTCCACCACCATGTGGATGATCAACCGGATTCATAGCCACACCTCTAACAGTAGGACGAACTCCTCGCCAACGCATAGCTCCTGCCTTACCTATCTGTTTAAGACTGTGCTCTGCATTACCGACCTCACCAAGAGTAGCTCGACAATCAACATGAATACTGCGAACCTCTCCAGATCTGAGACGAATTTGGGCATAAACACCTTCTCTAGCAAGCAATACAGCTGAAGAACCAGCTGACCTAGATAATTGAGCTCCCTTACCAGGACGCATCTCTATACAGTGTATAGTAGACCCAACAGGTATATTTCTAATAGGTAATGTATTACCTGCCTTGATAGGTGCGTCAACACCAGAAATAAGCGTTACACCTATCTCTAAATTTCTAGGAGCTATAATATAACGTCTCTCTCCATCTGCATAACATAATAAAGCAATATTAGCACTACGGTTAGGATCATATTCAATACGTTCTACTTTCGCTGGAATTCCATCTTTATCACGACGAAAATCTACAATTCTATAGGCTTGTTTATGACCACCACCTTTATGCCTGATTGTAATATGTCCATTATTATTACGACCAGATCCTCTTTTTTGTTTTTCTAAAAGAGGAAAAAATGGATCGCCTTTATGCAAAGATTGACCTGTTATTTTAATTAGACCTCTCCTACCAGGAGAGGTTGGCTTTACTTTTAAAATAGTCATTATTATGCCACCTCTGCAAAGTTAATTTCATAACCATCACGAAGAGAAATATATGCTTTTTTCTCATGGCGCCTACGGCCCATAAAACGACCAAATTTCTTAACTTTACCCTTGCGATTAAGCATAGCAACAGAATCAACTTGAACTTTAAATAATAATTCTACTGCTGCCTTAACTTCTAATTTAGTTGCATCTGGCAACACTCGAAAAATAACCTGACGATGTTTATCAGCAATAAAAGTAGCTTTTTCGGTAACTACAGGAGATAAAATTATTTGCATTAAACGTTCTGCGTTCATCCTAACATCTCCTCAAGTTGCTTAATAGCACCTCTAGTAAAAAGAATTTTCTTATAGTGTACAAGTGATAGTGGATCTATATAACGAGTCTCTGTAACAGCTATATGAGGTAAATTACGAGTGGCCAAATAAATATTCTCATCTATTTCCTCTAAGACAATTAGTACTGAAGTCAAACCAAATGATTTAATCTTATTTGCAGCCAGCCTAGTCTTAGGAGAACTTAATTCAAAAGATTCTATAACTGCTAAACGATCCTCACGAACTAATTGTGACAATATAGATCTCATACCAGAACGATACATTTTCTTATTTATTTTTTGGGAAAAATTTTCTTCTGGAGAATTAGGGAATATACGACCACCTCCACGCCATAAAGGAGATGATGTCATACCAGCCCTAGCACGACCTGTACCTTTTTGACGCCATGGTTTCTTTGTACTGTGCCTTACTTCAGATCTATCTTTTTGAGCACGATTCCCAGAGCGGGCATTTGCTTGAAAGGCAACAACAATTTGATGAACCAATGAGTTATTAAACTCACAAGCAAATATATTATCAGGACCAGAAATAACACCATTAGAGCCCTGCTCATTAAGGAGCTTTAAATCCATTGTTATAGCCCCCCATTTTTAAAAATTTTCTTAATAGCTGGTCGCACTATCAAATCAGCATCCGAATAACCAGGAACGGCACCCTTTAATAAGAGCAAATTTCTTTCGATATCTATTCTTATAATTTCAAGATTTTGTATAGTACGTTTGACTGAACCCATATGACCAGACATTTTCTTTCCAGGAAAAACTCTACCTGGATCTTGTGCTTGACCAATAGAACCAGGTACTCTATGAGAACGAGAGTTACCATGAGAATTTCTCTGAGAACCAAAATTATGTCTCTTGATAGTTCCTGCAAAACCCTTACCTATAGTTGTTCCTGTAACATCTACATATTGACCATTATGGAAAACACTATTCACATTAATTACAGAACCTATAGAAAGATCTTTTAATTGTTCATGGTTCAACCTAAATTCTTTAAGAACACTACCAGCCTCTACAGCAGCTTTTGAATAGTGTCCAATTTGAGATTTAGATAAACGCGAGGTTTTGCGAAAACCATATGCAACCTGAACAGCATCATAGCCATCAATTTCTTGTGACTTGATTTGGGTTATGCGATTATTTGACACATCAACTACAGTTACAGGTATGGATTCCCCATCTTCTGTAAATATACGAGTCATGCCAATTTTGCGACCTACCATTCCTAGCCTATAAGCTACAGAATTAGCTGTCGATTCTGACATTATTTTCTCCATTTCGACTACGATTGGTCGATTGTTTTTTTAATAAAAAATATAAAAACTAATAAAGTTTAGTTTATAATAATATAAATATTATAATTAATAAGAAATATTACTATAAAAATAAACTACTGCAAAGCAATTTCTACATCAACACCTGCCGGCAAATCAAGTCTCATTAAAGCATCAACAGTTTTATCAGTAGGATCAACTATATCCATCAATCTTTGATGAGTACGAATTTCAAACTGATCTCTCGATGTCTTATTAACATGCGGAGAACGTAATAAATCATAACGTCGAATACGACTAGGTAGAGGCACTGGTCCTCTAACAACAGCCCCAGTTCTCTTTGCTGTATCAACTATTTCTGCAGCAGACTGATCTATTAGTTTATAATCAAAAGCTTTCAAACGAATGCGAATCTTTTGGTTTTTCATGAAGATTCCTAAAGAACGAAAAAACGAAGGTAAAAAATACCTTCGCTACTAAAAAATAAACTAAGCAATAATTTTAGACACCACACCGGCACCAACTGTTCTACCGCCTTCACGTATCGCAAATCTTAATCCTTCTTCCATTGCGATTGGAGCTAAAAGCTTCACAGTAATACTTACATTATCACCAGGAAGTACCATCTCTTTATCTTTAGGTAAATCAATAGTACCTGTGACATCGGTGGTACGAAAATAAAACTGCGGACGATAACCATTAAAGAAAGGAGTATGACGACCACCTTCTTCCTTAGATAAAACATAAACCTCAGCTGAAAATTCGGTGTGAGGAGTAATAGTACCAGGCTTTGCTAAAACTTGCCCTCTTTCAACATCCTCTCTCTTTGTTCCTCTCAACAAAATACCGACATTATCACCAGCTTGACCTTGATCCAACAATTTACGGAACATTTCAACACCAGTACATGTTGTCTTAATTGTATCTTTGATTCCCACTACCTCAATTTCTTCACCAACTTTAACAACACCTCTTTCTACACGACCAGTAACAACAGTTCCACGACCAGATATCGAGAATACATCCTCAACTGGCATCAAAAATGTTCCATCTATAGCGCGTTCTGGTGTTGGTATATAGCTATCTAAAGCATCAGCTAAAGCTAAAATAGCTTTTTCTCCTAACTCTCCTTTATCACCTTCCAAGGCTAGTTTAGCAGAACCTTTAATAATTGGGGTATCATCTCCTGGAAAATCATATTTGGACAACAATTCACGAACTTCCATTTCTACGAGTTCGAGCAATTCTTCATCGTCGACCATGTCTGACTTGTTTAGGAACACAACAATATATGGCACACCAACCTGACGAGATAACAATATATGCTCTCTTGTCTGTGGCATAGGGCCATCAGCAGCAGAAACAACAAGAATAGCCCCGTCCATCTGAGC is part of the Candidatus Kinetoplastibacterium crithidii genome and encodes:
- the tuf gene encoding elongation factor Tu, producing MAKGKFERSKPHVNVGTIGHVDHGKTTLTAAITTVLATKFGGEACGYAQIDAAPEEKARGITINTAHVEYETSNRHYAHVDCPGHADYVKNMITGAAQMDGAILVVSAADGPMPQTREHILLSRQVGVPYIVVFLNKSDMVDDEELLELVEMEVRELLSKYDFPGDDTPIIKGSAKLALEGDKGELGEKAILALADALDSYIPTPERAIDGTFLMPVEDVFSISGRGTVVTGRVERGVVKVGEEIEVVGIKDTIKTTCTGVEMFRKLLDQGQAGDNVGILLRGTKREDVERGQVLAKPGTITPHTEFSAEVYVLSKEEGGRHTPFFNGYRPQFYFRTTDVTGTIDLPKDKEMVLPGDNVSITVKLLAPIAMEEGLRFAIREGGRTVGAGVVSKIIA